In Streptomyces seoulensis, the following are encoded in one genomic region:
- a CDS encoding tetratricopeptide repeat protein produces MDRDWEERVAAAWAALDTWPEDDAAGFRAVIDKLADELPEDHPLGLFERACAFDSTGHSGDAVGLYRAALDNGLTEADPYKGRRTKIQLASSLRNTGHAEEGVALLTPELDAHSDELNDAVRACLALCLSSLGRDREGLSLVLGALAPHLPRYQRSMANYARLLTEPA; encoded by the coding sequence ATGGACCGAGACTGGGAAGAGCGCGTGGCGGCCGCCTGGGCCGCCTTGGACACCTGGCCCGAGGACGACGCGGCGGGCTTCCGTGCCGTGATCGACAAGCTGGCCGACGAGTTGCCCGAGGACCATCCGCTGGGCCTGTTCGAGCGGGCCTGCGCCTTCGACTCGACCGGCCACTCCGGTGACGCGGTCGGGCTGTACCGCGCGGCCCTGGACAACGGCCTGACGGAGGCCGACCCGTACAAGGGCCGCCGGACGAAGATCCAGCTGGCCAGCTCGCTCCGCAACACCGGCCACGCGGAGGAGGGCGTCGCCCTGCTCACCCCCGAACTGGACGCTCACTCGGACGAGTTGAACGACGCGGTACGGGCGTGCCTGGCGCTGTGCCTGTCCAGCCTGGGCCGGGACCGCGAGGGACTCTCGCTGGTGCTCGGCGCGCTGGCCCCCCATCTCCCGCGCTACCAGCGGTCGATGG